A window of the Phaenicophaeus curvirostris isolate KB17595 chromosome 9, BPBGC_Pcur_1.0, whole genome shotgun sequence genome harbors these coding sequences:
- the PI4K2A gene encoding phosphatidylinositol 4-kinase type 2-alpha — translation MDETSPLVSPERAQAPDYGLPGGAVRAAPPAAPPPPPPPTPPGSPGGRDRERQPLLERGARGPAAAQAQAQAQAAAQAQAAAAAQRERNEFPEDPEFAEVVRRAELASERGIFPERISQGSSGSYFVKDPQGKIIGVFKPKNEEPYGHLNPKWTKWLQKLCCPCCFGRDCLVLNQGYLSEAGASLVDQKLELNIVPRTKVVYLASETFNYSAIDRVKSRGKRLALEKVPKVGQRFNRIGLPPKVGSFQLFVEGYKDADYWLRRFEAEPLPENTNRQLLLQFERLVVLDYIIRNTDRGNDNWLIKYDCPLDSAGVRDSDWVVVKEPIIKLAAIDNGLAFPLKHPDSWRAYPFYWAWLPQAKVPFSQEIKDLILPKISDPNFVKDLEEDLYELFKKDPGFDRGQFHKQIAVMRGQILNLTQALKDGKSPLHLVQMPPVIVETARSHQRTSSESYTQSFQSRKPFFSWW, via the exons ATGGACGAGACGAGCCCGCTGGTGTCGCCGGAGCGGGCGCAGGCCCCGGACTACGGGCTGCCGGGGGGCGCCGTGCGCGCGGCCCCGCCTGCCGCgcctccgcctcctcctcctcccacccccccgGGCTCCCCCGGCGGCCGCGACCGCGAGCGGCAGCCGCTGCTGGAgcgcggggcgcggggcccGGCGGCGGCGCAGGCCCAGGCGCAGGCCCAGGCGGCGGCTCAGGCtcaggcggcggcggcggcgcagCGGGAGCGGAACGAGTTCCCCGAGGACCCCGAGTTCGCCGAGGTGGTGCGGCGCGCCGAGCTGGCCAGCGAGCGCGGCATCTTCCCCGAGCGCATCTCGCAGGGCTCCAGCGGCAGCTACTTCGTCAAGGACCCGCAGGGG AAAATCATTGGTGTATTCAAGCCCAAGAATGAGGAGCCATACGGGCATCTGAACCCCAAATGGACCAAGTGGCTGCAGAAGCTGTGCTGCCCATGCTGCTTCGGGAGAGACTGCCTCGTCCTCAACCAGGGCTATTTGTCAGAGGCAGGCGCCAGCCTGGTGGACCAGAAACTGGAACTCAACATTGTTCCCCGTACAAAG GTGGTGTATTTGGCCAGTGAGACCTTCAACTACAGCGCTATTGACAGGGTGAAGTCCCGAGGAAAGAGGCTGGCCCTGGAGAAGGTGCCGAAAGTCGGCCAGCGCTTCAACCGCATTGGTCTGCCGCCCAAG GTGGGCTCCTTCCAGCTCTTTGTGGAAGGCTACAAGGATGCTGACTACTGGTTGCGACGGTTTGAAGCTGAGCCGCTCCCAGAGAACACCAAccggcagctgctgctgcagttcgAGCGGCTGGTGGTGCTGGACTACATCATCAGGAACACAG ATCGTGGCAATGACAACTGGCTCATCAAGTACGACTGTCCCCTGGACAGCGCGGGTGTGCGG GACAGTGACTGGGTGGTGGTGAAGGAGCCCATCATCAAGCTGGCTGCTATAGACAATGGTTTGGCCTTTCCTTTGAAACACCCGGACTCCTGGAGAGCAT ATCCCTTCTACTGGGCTTGGCTGCCCCAGGCCAAAGTACCCTTTTCGCAGGAGATCAAGGACCTGATTCTTCCCAAAATCTCAGACCCCAACTTTGTCAAGGACCTGGAGGAAGATCTATATGAGCTCTTCAAG AAAGACCCTGGCTTTGACAGGGGACAGTTTCACAAGCAGATTGCTGTCATGAGAGGCCAG ATCCTGAACCTGACTCAGGCGCTGAAAGATGGGAAGAGTCCCCTGCACCTGGTTCAGATGCCACCTGTGATTGTGGAAACGGCACGTTCCCACCAGCGCACCTCCAGCGAGTCCTACACGCAGAGCTTCCAGAGCCGGAAGCCTTTCTTCTCATGGTGGTAG
- the AVPI1 gene encoding arginine vasopressin-induced protein 1, with the protein MGTPASVVSDPPGRAAPASRGRKRASANIFHGVGLPELRSLFRSGGAERPEERARLVWRYGGQRRMERALRRLRRRRPARPGPALAALRSFGRLRITEDEAEGGPGTWRSGPAAGRPGSPRTPSLPGGV; encoded by the exons ATGGGCACGCCGGCCTCGGTAGTGAGCGACCCtccggggcgggcggcgccggcCTCCCGCGGCCGCAAACGGGCCTCGGCCAACATCTTCCACGGCGTGGGGCTGCCCGAGCTGCGGAGCCTGTTCCGGAGCGGCGGCGCCGAGCGGCCCGAGGAGCGCGCCCGCCTGGTCTGGCGGTACGGGGGGCAGCGGCGCATGGAGAGGGCGCTGCGGCGGCTCCGGCGGCggcgcccggcccggcccggccccgcgctGGCAGCGCTGCGGAGCTTCGGCCGCCTCCG GATCACGGAGGACGAAGCGGAGGGCGGCCCCGGGACGTGGAGGAGCGGGCCTGCCGCGGGGAGGCCGGGCTCTCCGAGGACACCGAGTTTACCGGGCGGGGTGTAA
- the MARVELD1 gene encoding MARVEL domain-containing protein 1: protein MARTAPPAAPPPPGPPARGSLGIHRAFLRSPLGPLRLGQLALGAACWVTVAAHRYEGAAHFALFAAVLVWLLTLALFGLSVLGRWALVPWLGSRWLLANLLHDLALGVGLYAAATGIMGYKARQKSYCNLPGYSQHCPYSAYLSASVCGGITACLYLLSGLYCLSRRCRDQRDII, encoded by the coding sequence ATGGCCCGCACGGCTCCCCCGgcagcgccgccgcccccggggcCGCCGGCCCGCGGCTCCCTCGGCATCCACCGCGCCTTCCTGCGGAGCCCGCTGGGGCCGCTGCGGCTCGGGCAGCTGGCGCTGGGCGCTGCCTGCTGGGTGACGGTGGCCGCTCACCGGTACGAGGGGGCGGCCCACTTCGCCCTCTTTGCCGCCGTGCTGGTGTGGCTCCTCACCCTGGCCCTCTTCGGGCTGAGCGTGCTGGGCCGCTGGGCGCTGGTGCCCTGGCTGGGCTCCCGGTGGCTCCTCGCCAACCTGCTGCACGACCTGGCGCTGGGCGTGGGGCTGTACGCGGCCGCCACCGGCATCATGGGCTACAAGGCCAGGCAGAAAAGCTATTGCAACCTGCCGGGGTACAGCCAGCACTGCCCCTACAGCGCCTACCTGAGCGCCTCCGTCTGCGGGGGCATCACCGCCTGCCTGTACCTCTTGTCCGGGCTCTACTGCCTGTCGCGGCGCTGCCGGGACCAGCGCGACATCATCTGA
- the ZFYVE27 gene encoding protrudin, which produces MQAAERDAVAGGPEAAAAAGGAEAPPELPSPPLPPPPPPPSPPHTKAAAAFDLLELVLSYRRLELYLAPLRDAAGAVRALLRWQRPLCSLLTCLGLNVLLLTLGRAAWYSMLALLVLVPALLGYMQETCRTRPSESELLRRRHYSVRREDLRKVQLSRQEAIAQVKSFLIQLEGFLSGMCYSCEAVYRVLYWENPAVSSQFYGVLLGSVCMLYLLPLCWVLAILNSTLFLGNSQFYHVIMELKSSIEQCVGTKTVESVPEPTEPLPAAAAPPDRTPTPTSTEDLTPGSVEEAEEAEPDEEFKDAIEEDDESSQCSSELDLNLPDNGFMSKNEVIRSKVSRLTERLRKRYPSNNFGTCTGCSATFSVLKKRRSCSNCGNSFCSRCCSFKVPKAVMGATAPEAQRETVFVCALCNQVLIK; this is translated from the exons ATGCAGGCGGCGGAGCGGGACGCGGTGGCCGGCGGCcccgaggcggcggcggcggctgggGGAGCGGAGGCCCCACCGGAGCTGCCGTCGCCGCcgcttcctccacctcctcctcctccgtcTCCCCCCCACACCAAGGCCGCCGCGGCGTTCgatctgctggagctggtgctgaGCTACCGGCGGCTGGAACTGTACCTGGCGCCGCTGCGCGACGCCGCCGGGGCCGTCCGAGCACTCCTCCG GTGGCAACGGCCGCTGTGCTCCCTCCTCACCTGTCTCGGCCTCAACGTCCTCCTGCTCACCCTCGGGCGAG CTGCCTGGTATTCGATGCTTGCCCTCTTGGTCCTGgtgccagccctgctgggctaCATGCAGGAGACGTGCCGGACTCGGCCCTCGGAGTCTGAGCTGCTGCGCAGGAGGCACTACAGTGTCCGCCGGGAGGACCTGCGCAAGGTGCAGCTCTCGCGGCAGGAGGCCATTGCCCAGGTCAAGAGCTT CCTGATCCAGCTGGAGGGCTTCCTGAGTGGGATGTGCTACAGCTGTGAAGCAGTATACCGTGTGCTGTACTGGGAGAACCCTGCTGTCTCTTCCCA GTTTTATGGGGTGCTGCTGGGCTCTGTCTGCATGCTTTATCTGCTGCCACTCTGCTGGGTCCTGGCCATCCTCAACAGCACCCTCTTCCTGGGCAACTCCCAGTTCTACCATG TGATAATGGAGCTCAAGTCCTCGATCGAGCAGTGTGTGGGCACCAAAACGGTTGAGAGTGTTCCAGAGCCCACTGAACccctgccagctgctgctgcccccccGGATCGAACACCCACCCCCACCAGCACCGAG GACCTTACCCCTGGCAGtgtggaggaggcagaggaagcaGAGCCTGATGAAGAGTTCAAAGATGCTATCGAG gaGGATGATGAGAGCTCTCAGTGCTCATCAGAATTAGACCTCAACCTCCCAGACAATGGTTTTATGAGCAAAAACGAGGTGATCCGCAGCAAGGTGTCACGCCTGACTGAGCGCCTGCGCAAGCGCTACCCTAGCAACAACTTTG GAACCTGCACGGGCTGCTCAGCTACTTTCTCTGTGCTCAAGAAGAGG CGGAGCTGCAGTAACTGTGGGAACAGCTTCTGCTCCAGGTGTTGCTCCTTCAAAGTCCCCAAGGCTGTGATGGGAGCCACGG CCCCGGAGGCTCAGAGGGAGACGGTGTTTGTGTGTGCTCTGTGCAACCAGGTGCTCATCAAGTGA
- the SFRP5 gene encoding secreted frizzled-related protein 5, translating to MPAASGAPWLLALALLLPAPSRGQHYEYYGWQPEGPAHGRFYGREPQCLDIPPDMQLCRDVGYKRMRLPNLLEHESMAEAKQQASSWVPLLAKQCHTDTQLFLCSLFAPVCLDRPVYPCRSLCEVVRDSCAPVMESYGFPWPEMLHCGKFPSDHELCIAVQFGNSKATPPPVSKICTQCEMEHKADGMMEQMCSSDFVVKMRIKEVTEENGERRLVAAQKKKVLKLGPLKRKDTKKMVLHMRNAGACPCPQLDSLSGSFLVMGRKVGGRLLLLAIYPWQKHNKEMKFAVKFMFSYPCPLYHPLLYGAGQH from the exons ATGCCGGCGGCGAGCGGAGCCCCGTGGCTGCTCGCCCTGGCGCTGCTGCTGCCGGCCCCGAGCCGCGGGCAGCACTACGAGTACTACGGGTGGCAGCCCGAGGGCCCGGCCCACGGGCGCTTCTACGGGCGGGAGCCGCAGTGCCTCGACATCCCTCCCGACATGCAGCTCTGCCGCGACGTGGGCTACAAGCGCATGCGGCTGCCCAACCTGCTGGAGCACGAGAGCATGGCCGAGGCCAAGCAGCAGGCCAGCAGCTGGGTGCCCCTGCTAGCCAAGCAATGCCACACCGACACccagctcttcctctgctccctCTTCGCCCCCGTCTGCCTCGACCGACCCGTCTACCCGTGCCGCTCTCTCTGCGAGGTGGTGCGTGACTCCTGCGCCCCCGTCATGGAGTCCTACGGCTTCCCCTGGCCCGAGATGCTCCACTGCGGCAAGTTCCCCTCCGACCATGAGCTCTGCATTGCCGTCCAGTTCGGGAACAGCAAGGCCACACCGCCGCCAG TGTCCAAGATCTGCACCCAGTGCGAGATGGAGCACAAGGCAGATGGCATGATGGAGCAGATGTGCTCCAGCGACTTTG TGGTGAAGATGCGCATCAAGGAGGTGACAGAGGAGAATGGGGAGAGGCGGCTGGTGGCTGCCCAGAAGAAGAAGGTGCTGAAGCTGGGCCCGCTCAAGCGCAAGGACACCAAGAAGATGGTGCTGCATATGAGGAACGCAGGCGCCTGCCCCTGCCCCCAGCTCGACAGCCTCAGCGGCAGCTTCCTGGTGATGGGCCGCAAGGTGGGAGGCCGCCTGCTCCTCCTCGCCATCTACCCCTGGCAGAAGCACAACAAGGAGATGAAGTTTGCTGTCAAGTTCATGTTCTCCTACCCCTGCCCCCTCTACCACCCCTTGCTCTATGGGGCCGGGCAGCACTAG